A window of Funiculus sociatus GB2-C1 genomic DNA:
AGCTACCAAAAAATCAAAGTTTTACGGCAAGGGTCGTAGATTGTGCTGGGATGCGATCGCATTTTTAACCGCTTCATGCCAACTTCCAAAAATAAAACAACCGAAATTTTCTCCGGCTCCCCTCTCCGCCTGCGGAAAGGGGTTAAGGGTAAGGTGAAATTTCTGCCGTCTTACTTATTGTTAACAACATTTTGAGGTTTGTTTTGAGCAAACGCCAAAATGTTTTCCACCGTTGTCTTGATAATTCTTTCTCTCGCTTCGCGGGTATTGAAAGCACTATGAGGCGTGACAATTACATTAGGCAGACGCATTAAAATTAAGTCTGCTAACAGCGTTTGCAAGTCGTCTTGCTTACGGTCAACAGCCTGTAGCAATTCAGAATCTTTCCGCAAAACAAGTTCTTGTGGCAATACATCCAAACCCGCAGCAGCCAACTTACCTTCTATAAGTGCGTGCAGCAAAGCTTGAATATCTACTATACTTCCACGGGCTGTATTAATTAAAATCGCCCCATTTTTCATTTTAGCAAATTGCTCAGCGGCAATTAGGTGATGGGTATTCTTGTTAGCTGGAACGTGCAGCGTAATAATATCAGAAGTTGCCAATACCTTTTCTAAATCAGCATATTCAAATTTCAATCTAGCGGCTAATTCCTGCTTTGGATGGACATCAAAGGCAACAACTTCCATCTGAAATCCCTTGGCAATCT
This region includes:
- a CDS encoding hydroxyacid dehydrogenase: MKVVIFEVEDWEKEAFNDLSKEHELKFVDEQLKNANAGQYADADVVSTFIDSQLNAEVLQQLSQLKLIATRSTGFDHIDSEYCQTQNVTICNVPNYGENTIAEHVFGLLLAISHNIIEAVHNTRQGYFSFKGLQGFDLRGKTLGVVGTGIIGQYVIQIAKGFQMEVVAFDVHPKQELAARLKFEYADLEKVLATSDIITLHVPANKNTHHLIAAEQFAKMKNGAILINTARGSIVDIQALLHALIEGKLAAAGLDVLPQELVLRKDSELLQAVDRKQDDLQTLLADLILMRLPNVIVTPHSAFNTREARERIIKTTVENILAFAQNKPQNVVNNK